In Equus caballus isolate H_3958 breed thoroughbred chromosome 25, TB-T2T, whole genome shotgun sequence, one DNA window encodes the following:
- the CIZ1 gene encoding cip1-interacting zinc finger protein isoform X22 codes for MFNQQQQLQQQQLQQLQQQQLQQQQQMLQQLLQQSPPQAPLPMAVSRGLPQQQPQQQLLNLQGTNSASLFNGSMLQRALLLQQLQGNLRSYSLATPNLTAPSLPAPPLATPNLQQFFPQATRQSLLGPPPVGVPINPSQLNLSGRTPQKQARTPSSTTPNRKDSSSQTMPVEDKSDPPEGSEEATEPQTDTPEDQDTSPGPDGITKEKGTPAPEPESCEASEPPAKRSKSSEGPTEKGPPGQLQAKVQPQARMTAPKQTQTPELLPEPQEARVQPCFQPRVLQIQAQVQPQTQLQMPPVDVQVQPKLQKQAQTQTSPEHLVLQQVQLKLQKQAEPQKQVQSQMQPQAHSKPPRQAEPQKQVQPQMQPQAHSQPPRQAQPQLQKQAQTQTYPQAQAEAQPRVQPLEQPREQPPMQLPVQPLDQTQGQPQTQSQVSLPASEQTPVLVHSTVLETPPDMIEARAGLEEASPEPAGAQVSMEESQEELTSGLDVGECEKRAREMLGMWGAGGSLKVTILQSSDSRAFSTVSLAPGPRSGDSTSAAPATASAPSKQALQFFCYICKANCSSQQEFQDHMSGAQHQQRLGEIQHMSQACLLSLLPVPRDVLEREDEEPPPRRWCNTCQVYYVGDLIQHRRTQDHKIAKQSLRPFCTICNRYFKTPRKFVEHVKSQGHKDKVKELKMLEKEIAGQDEDHFITVDAVGCFEGDEEEEDDDDEEEEEIEVEEEFCKQVRSRDISIEEWKGSETYSPNTAYGVDFLVPVMGYICRICHKFYHSNSGAQLSHCKTLAHFENLQKYKKAKNPSPTSRPVSRRCAINARNALTALFTSGGRPPSQPSAQDTAKTSSKVTARPPLPQPPLPRRSTRLKT; via the exons ATGTTCAACCAGCAGCAGCaactccagcagcagcagctccagcaattacagcagcagcagctccagcaGCAGCAACAGATGCTCCAGCAGCTGCTCCAGCAGTCCCCTCCGCAGGCCCCACTGCCCATGGCTGTCAGCCG GGGGCTCCCCCAGCAGCAACCCCAGCAGCAGCTTCTGAATCTCCAGGGCACCAACTCGGCCTCCCTCTTCAACGGTTCCATGCTCCAGAGAGCTTTGCTTCTGCAGCAGTTGCAAG GTAACCTCCGCAGCTACAGCCTGGCAACTCCGAACCTGAcagcccccagcctcccagccccgcCGCTGGCCACCCCAAATCTGCAGCAGTTCTTTCCCCAGGCCACTCGGCAGTCTCTGCTGGGCCCCCCTCCTGTTGGGGTCCCCATAAACCCCTCCCAACTCAACCTTTCAGGGCGGACCCCCCAGAAACAGGCCCGGaccccctcctccaccacccctAATCGCAAG GATTCTTCTTCTCAGACGATGCCCGTGGAAGACAAGTCAGACCCCCCAGAGGGGTCTGAGGAAGCCACAGAACCCCAAACAGACACACCAGAAG ACCAAGATACCTCTCCCGGCCCAGATGGCATCACTAAGGAAAAAGGCACTCCAGCACCTGAGCCCGAGTCTTGTGAGGCATCTGAGCCACCAGCCAAGAGGTCAAAGAG CTCAGAGGGGCCCACAGAGAAGGGACCCCCAGGGCAGCTGCAGGCAAAGGTCCAGCCACAGGCCCGGATGACGGCACCGAAGCAGACACAGACCCCTGAGCTGCTGCCTGAGCCCCAGGAAGCCCGAGTGCAGCCATGTTTCCAGCCACGGGTTCTGCAGATCCAGGCCCAGGTGCAGCCACAGACTCAGCTACAGATGCCACCAGTGGATGTCCAGGTGCAGCCAAAGCTGCAGAAGCAGGCACAGACACAGACCTCTCCAGAGCACTTAGTGCTGCAGCAGGTGCAGCTGAAGCTGCAGAAGCAGGCAGAGCCACAGAAGCAGGTGCAGTCACAGATGCAGCCACAGGCACATTCAAAGCCCCCAAGGCAGGCTGAGCCACAGAAGCAGGTGCAGCCACAGATGCAGCCACAGGCACATTCACAGCCCCCAAGGCAGGCTCAGCCACAGCTGCAGAAGCAGGCACAGACGCAGACGTATCCACAGGCCCAGGCAGAAGCACAGCCAAGGGTTCAGCCACTGGAGCAGCCACGGGAGCAACCTCCAATGCAGTTGCCAGTGCAGCCACTGGACCAGACCCAGGGGCAGCCTCAGACCCAGTCACAGGTGTCATTGCCAGCATCAGAGCAAACACCGGTTCTGGTTCATTCCACAGTACTGGAGACACCTCCTGACATGATAGAAGCTAGAGCAG GCCTGGAGGAGGCCTCGCCGGAGCCAGCAGGTGCCCAGGTCAGCATGGAGGAGAGCCAGGAGGAGTTGACCAGTGGCCTGGATGTGGGAGAATGTgaaaaaagagcaagagagatGCTAGGG ATGTGGGGTGCCGGGGGCTCCCTGAAGGTCACCATCCTGCAGAGCAGTGACAGCCGGGCCTTCAGCACCGTCTCCCTCGCACCCGGGCCGCGTTCTGGGGACTCCACCTCCGCCGCCCCCGCCACCGCCAGCGCGCCCTCTAAGCAGGCCCTCCAGTTCTTCTGCTACATCTGCAAGGCCAACTGCAGCAGCCAGCAG GAGTTCCAGGACCACATGTCGGGGGCCCAGCACCAGCAGAGGCTCGGGGAGATCCAGCATATGAGCCAAGCCTGCCTCCTGTCCCTGCTGCCTGTGCCCCGGGATGTCCTGGAGAGAGAGGACGA AGAGCCCCCACCGAGGCGCTGGTGCAACACCTGCCAGGTCTACTACGTGGGGGACCTGATCCAGCACCGCAGGACACAGGACCACAAG ATCGCCAAACAATCGCTGCGACCTTTCTGCACTATTTGCAACCGCTACTTCAAGACCCCCCGCAAGTTTGTGGAGCATGTGAAGTCCCAGGGGCACAAGGATAAAGTCAAGGAG CTGAAGATGCTTGAGAAAGAGATAGCTGGCCAAGATGAGGACCACTTCATCACGGTGGATGCCGTGGGCTGCTTTGAGGGTGATGAAGAAGAGGAGGACGACGATGACGAGGAAGAAGAAGAGATCGAGGTTGAGGAGGAATTCTGCAAGCAG GTGAGGTCCAGAGATATATCCATAGAGGAGTGGAAAGGCTCGGAGACCTACAGCCCCAACACCGCATATG GTGTGGACTTCCTGGTGCCCGTGATGGGGTATATCTGCCGCATCTGCCATAAGTTCTACCACAGCAACTCGGGGGCGCAGCTCTCCCACTGCAAGACCTTGGCCCACTTCGAGAACCTGCAG AAATACAAGAAGGCCAAgaaccccagccccacctccaggcctgtGAGCCGCCGGTGTGCGATCAATGCCCGCAACGCCTTGACTGCTCTGTTCACCTCTGGTGGCCGCCCGCCCAGCCAGCCCAGCGCCCAGGACACAGCAAAAACCTCCAGCAAGGTGACGGCCCGGCCCCCTCTACCTCAGCCCCCACTGCCCCGGCGCTCGACCCGCCTCAAAACCTGA
- the CIZ1 gene encoding cip1-interacting zinc finger protein isoform X5 translates to MDSGRLHAPSHPNPARGRGSRDSGGRGAVGWGRSSWKSPSMSPPDDRPLWTADGPWAQSRPCPMRRTRDGGSAPPEAPSQPGAEPAARQAPAAMFNQQQQLQQQQLQQLQQQQLQQQQQMLQQLLQQSPPQAPLPMAVSRGLPQQQPQQQLLNLQGTNSASLFNGSMLQRALLLQQLQGLDQFAMPPAAYDSAGLPMPTATLGNLRSYSLATPNLTAPSLPAPPLATPNLQQFFPQATRQSLLGPPPVGVPINPSQLNLSGRTPQKQARTPSSTTPNRKTMPVEDKSDPPEGSEEATEPQTDTPEDQDTSPGPDGITKEKGTPAPEPESCEASEPPAKRSKSSEGPTEKGPPGQLQAKVQPQARMTAPKQTQTPELLPEPQEARVQPCFQPRVLQIQAQVQPQTQLQMPPVDVQVQPKLQKQAQTQTSPEHLVLQQVQLKLQKQAEPQKQVQSQMQPQAHSKPPRQAEPQKQVQPQMQPQAHSQPPRQAQPQLQKQAQTQTYPQAQAEAQPRVQPLEQPREQPPMQLPVQPLDQTQGQPQTQSQVSLPASEQTPVLVHSTVLETPPDMIEARAGLEEASPEPAGAQVSMEESQEELTSGLDVGECEKRAREMLGMWGAGGSLKVTILQSSDSRAFSTVSLAPGPRSGDSTSAAPATASAPSKQALQFFCYICKANCSSQQEFQDHMSGAQHQQRLGEIQHMSQACLLSLLPVPRDVLEREDEEPPPRRWCNTCQVYYVGDLIQHRRTQDHKIAKQSLRPFCTICNRYFKTPRKFVEHVKSQGHKDKVKELKMLEKEIAGQDEDHFITVDAVGCFEGDEEEEDDDDEEEEEIEVEEEFCKQVRSRDISIEEWKGSETYSPNTAYGVDFLVPVMGYICRICHKFYHSNSGAQLSHCKTLAHFENLQKYKKAKNPSPTSRPVSRRCAINARNALTALFTSGGRPPSQPSAQDTAKTSSKVTARPPLPQPPLPRRSTRLKT, encoded by the exons ATGGACAGCGGTCGGCTGCACGCCCCCTCCCATCCCAACCCCGCGCGGGGCCGGGGATCGCGGGACAGTGGCGGCCGCGGGGCGGTCGGTTGGGGACGGTCCTCCTGGAAGTCGCCCTCGATGTCGCCGCCAGACGACAGACCCCTCTGGACAGCAGACGGACCTTGGGCTCAGAGCCGACCCTGCCCAATGCGGAGGACGCGCGACGGAGGGTCTGCGCCGCCCGAGGCCCCCTCGCAGCCGGGAGCCGAGCCCGCGGCCCGCCAGGCGCCGG ccgcCATGTTCAACCAGCAGCAGCaactccagcagcagcagctccagcaattacagcagcagcagctccagcaGCAGCAACAGATGCTCCAGCAGCTGCTCCAGCAGTCCCCTCCGCAGGCCCCACTGCCCATGGCTGTCAGCCG GGGGCTCCCCCAGCAGCAACCCCAGCAGCAGCTTCTGAATCTCCAGGGCACCAACTCGGCCTCCCTCTTCAACGGTTCCATGCTCCAGAGAGCTTTGCTTCTGCAGCAGTTGCAAG GACTGGACCAGTTTGCAATGCCACCAGCCGCGTATGACAGTGCCGGTCTCCCCATGCCCACAGCAACATTGG GTAACCTCCGCAGCTACAGCCTGGCAACTCCGAACCTGAcagcccccagcctcccagccccgcCGCTGGCCACCCCAAATCTGCAGCAGTTCTTTCCCCAGGCCACTCGGCAGTCTCTGCTGGGCCCCCCTCCTGTTGGGGTCCCCATAAACCCCTCCCAACTCAACCTTTCAGGGCGGACCCCCCAGAAACAGGCCCGGaccccctcctccaccacccctAATCGCAAG ACGATGCCCGTGGAAGACAAGTCAGACCCCCCAGAGGGGTCTGAGGAAGCCACAGAACCCCAAACAGACACACCAGAAG ACCAAGATACCTCTCCCGGCCCAGATGGCATCACTAAGGAAAAAGGCACTCCAGCACCTGAGCCCGAGTCTTGTGAGGCATCTGAGCCACCAGCCAAGAGGTCAAAGAG CTCAGAGGGGCCCACAGAGAAGGGACCCCCAGGGCAGCTGCAGGCAAAGGTCCAGCCACAGGCCCGGATGACGGCACCGAAGCAGACACAGACCCCTGAGCTGCTGCCTGAGCCCCAGGAAGCCCGAGTGCAGCCATGTTTCCAGCCACGGGTTCTGCAGATCCAGGCCCAGGTGCAGCCACAGACTCAGCTACAGATGCCACCAGTGGATGTCCAGGTGCAGCCAAAGCTGCAGAAGCAGGCACAGACACAGACCTCTCCAGAGCACTTAGTGCTGCAGCAGGTGCAGCTGAAGCTGCAGAAGCAGGCAGAGCCACAGAAGCAGGTGCAGTCACAGATGCAGCCACAGGCACATTCAAAGCCCCCAAGGCAGGCTGAGCCACAGAAGCAGGTGCAGCCACAGATGCAGCCACAGGCACATTCACAGCCCCCAAGGCAGGCTCAGCCACAGCTGCAGAAGCAGGCACAGACGCAGACGTATCCACAGGCCCAGGCAGAAGCACAGCCAAGGGTTCAGCCACTGGAGCAGCCACGGGAGCAACCTCCAATGCAGTTGCCAGTGCAGCCACTGGACCAGACCCAGGGGCAGCCTCAGACCCAGTCACAGGTGTCATTGCCAGCATCAGAGCAAACACCGGTTCTGGTTCATTCCACAGTACTGGAGACACCTCCTGACATGATAGAAGCTAGAGCAG GCCTGGAGGAGGCCTCGCCGGAGCCAGCAGGTGCCCAGGTCAGCATGGAGGAGAGCCAGGAGGAGTTGACCAGTGGCCTGGATGTGGGAGAATGTgaaaaaagagcaagagagatGCTAGGG ATGTGGGGTGCCGGGGGCTCCCTGAAGGTCACCATCCTGCAGAGCAGTGACAGCCGGGCCTTCAGCACCGTCTCCCTCGCACCCGGGCCGCGTTCTGGGGACTCCACCTCCGCCGCCCCCGCCACCGCCAGCGCGCCCTCTAAGCAGGCCCTCCAGTTCTTCTGCTACATCTGCAAGGCCAACTGCAGCAGCCAGCAG GAGTTCCAGGACCACATGTCGGGGGCCCAGCACCAGCAGAGGCTCGGGGAGATCCAGCATATGAGCCAAGCCTGCCTCCTGTCCCTGCTGCCTGTGCCCCGGGATGTCCTGGAGAGAGAGGACGA AGAGCCCCCACCGAGGCGCTGGTGCAACACCTGCCAGGTCTACTACGTGGGGGACCTGATCCAGCACCGCAGGACACAGGACCACAAG ATCGCCAAACAATCGCTGCGACCTTTCTGCACTATTTGCAACCGCTACTTCAAGACCCCCCGCAAGTTTGTGGAGCATGTGAAGTCCCAGGGGCACAAGGATAAAGTCAAGGAG CTGAAGATGCTTGAGAAAGAGATAGCTGGCCAAGATGAGGACCACTTCATCACGGTGGATGCCGTGGGCTGCTTTGAGGGTGATGAAGAAGAGGAGGACGACGATGACGAGGAAGAAGAAGAGATCGAGGTTGAGGAGGAATTCTGCAAGCAG GTGAGGTCCAGAGATATATCCATAGAGGAGTGGAAAGGCTCGGAGACCTACAGCCCCAACACCGCATATG GTGTGGACTTCCTGGTGCCCGTGATGGGGTATATCTGCCGCATCTGCCATAAGTTCTACCACAGCAACTCGGGGGCGCAGCTCTCCCACTGCAAGACCTTGGCCCACTTCGAGAACCTGCAG AAATACAAGAAGGCCAAgaaccccagccccacctccaggcctgtGAGCCGCCGGTGTGCGATCAATGCCCGCAACGCCTTGACTGCTCTGTTCACCTCTGGTGGCCGCCCGCCCAGCCAGCCCAGCGCCCAGGACACAGCAAAAACCTCCAGCAAGGTGACGGCCCGGCCCCCTCTACCTCAGCCCCCACTGCCCCGGCGCTCGACCCGCCTCAAAACCTGA
- the CIZ1 gene encoding cip1-interacting zinc finger protein isoform X3, which produces MDSGRLHAPSHPNPARGRGSRDSGGRGAVGWGRSSWKSPSMSPPDDRPLWTADGPWAQSRPCPMRRTRDGGSAPPEAPSQPGAEPAARQAPAAMFNQQQQLQQQQLQQLQQQQLQQQQQMLQQLLQQSPPQAPLPMAVSRGLPQQQPQQQLLNLQGTNSASLFNGSMLQRALLLQQLQGLDQFAMPPAAYDSAGLPMPTATLGNLRSYSLATPNLTAPSLPAPPLATPNLQQFFPQATRQSLLGPPPVGVPINPSQLNLSGRTPQKQARTPSSTTPNRKDSSSQTMPVEDKSDPPEGSEEATEPQTDTPEDQDTSPGPDGITKEKGTPAPEPESCEASEPPAKRSKSSEGPTEKGPPGQLQAKVQPQARMTAPKQTQTPELLPEPQEARVQPCFQPRVLQIQAQVQPQTQLQMPPVDVQVQPKLQKQAQTQTSPEHLVLQQVQLKLQKQAEPQKQVQSQMQPQAHSKPPRQAEPQKQVQPQMQPQAHSQPPRQAQPQLQKQAQTQTYPQAQAEAQPRVQPLEQPREQPPMQLPVQPLDQTQGQPQTQSQVSLPASEQTPVLVHSTVLETPPDMIEARAGLEEASPEPAGAQVSMEESQEELTSGLDVGECEKRAREMLGMWGAGGSLKVTILQSSDSRAFSTVSLAPGPRSGDSTSAAPATASAPSKQALQFFCYICKANCSSQQEFQDHMSGAQHQQRLGEIQHMSQACLLSLLPVPRDVLEREDEEPPPRRWCNTCQVYYVGDLIQHRRTQDHKIAKQSLRPFCTICNRYFKTPRKFVEHVKSQGHKDKVKELKMLEKEIAGQDEDHFITVDAVGCFEGDEEEEDDDDEEEEEIEVEEEFCKQVRSRDISIEEWKGSETYSPNTAYGVDFLVPVMGYICRICHKFYHSNSGAQLSHCKTLAHFENLQKYKKAKNPSPTSRPVSRRCAINARNALTALFTSGGRPPSQPSAQDTAKTSSKVTARPPLPQPPLPRRSTRLKT; this is translated from the exons ATGGACAGCGGTCGGCTGCACGCCCCCTCCCATCCCAACCCCGCGCGGGGCCGGGGATCGCGGGACAGTGGCGGCCGCGGGGCGGTCGGTTGGGGACGGTCCTCCTGGAAGTCGCCCTCGATGTCGCCGCCAGACGACAGACCCCTCTGGACAGCAGACGGACCTTGGGCTCAGAGCCGACCCTGCCCAATGCGGAGGACGCGCGACGGAGGGTCTGCGCCGCCCGAGGCCCCCTCGCAGCCGGGAGCCGAGCCCGCGGCCCGCCAGGCGCCGG ccgcCATGTTCAACCAGCAGCAGCaactccagcagcagcagctccagcaattacagcagcagcagctccagcaGCAGCAACAGATGCTCCAGCAGCTGCTCCAGCAGTCCCCTCCGCAGGCCCCACTGCCCATGGCTGTCAGCCG GGGGCTCCCCCAGCAGCAACCCCAGCAGCAGCTTCTGAATCTCCAGGGCACCAACTCGGCCTCCCTCTTCAACGGTTCCATGCTCCAGAGAGCTTTGCTTCTGCAGCAGTTGCAAG GACTGGACCAGTTTGCAATGCCACCAGCCGCGTATGACAGTGCCGGTCTCCCCATGCCCACAGCAACATTGG GTAACCTCCGCAGCTACAGCCTGGCAACTCCGAACCTGAcagcccccagcctcccagccccgcCGCTGGCCACCCCAAATCTGCAGCAGTTCTTTCCCCAGGCCACTCGGCAGTCTCTGCTGGGCCCCCCTCCTGTTGGGGTCCCCATAAACCCCTCCCAACTCAACCTTTCAGGGCGGACCCCCCAGAAACAGGCCCGGaccccctcctccaccacccctAATCGCAAG GATTCTTCTTCTCAGACGATGCCCGTGGAAGACAAGTCAGACCCCCCAGAGGGGTCTGAGGAAGCCACAGAACCCCAAACAGACACACCAGAAG ACCAAGATACCTCTCCCGGCCCAGATGGCATCACTAAGGAAAAAGGCACTCCAGCACCTGAGCCCGAGTCTTGTGAGGCATCTGAGCCACCAGCCAAGAGGTCAAAGAG CTCAGAGGGGCCCACAGAGAAGGGACCCCCAGGGCAGCTGCAGGCAAAGGTCCAGCCACAGGCCCGGATGACGGCACCGAAGCAGACACAGACCCCTGAGCTGCTGCCTGAGCCCCAGGAAGCCCGAGTGCAGCCATGTTTCCAGCCACGGGTTCTGCAGATCCAGGCCCAGGTGCAGCCACAGACTCAGCTACAGATGCCACCAGTGGATGTCCAGGTGCAGCCAAAGCTGCAGAAGCAGGCACAGACACAGACCTCTCCAGAGCACTTAGTGCTGCAGCAGGTGCAGCTGAAGCTGCAGAAGCAGGCAGAGCCACAGAAGCAGGTGCAGTCACAGATGCAGCCACAGGCACATTCAAAGCCCCCAAGGCAGGCTGAGCCACAGAAGCAGGTGCAGCCACAGATGCAGCCACAGGCACATTCACAGCCCCCAAGGCAGGCTCAGCCACAGCTGCAGAAGCAGGCACAGACGCAGACGTATCCACAGGCCCAGGCAGAAGCACAGCCAAGGGTTCAGCCACTGGAGCAGCCACGGGAGCAACCTCCAATGCAGTTGCCAGTGCAGCCACTGGACCAGACCCAGGGGCAGCCTCAGACCCAGTCACAGGTGTCATTGCCAGCATCAGAGCAAACACCGGTTCTGGTTCATTCCACAGTACTGGAGACACCTCCTGACATGATAGAAGCTAGAGCAG GCCTGGAGGAGGCCTCGCCGGAGCCAGCAGGTGCCCAGGTCAGCATGGAGGAGAGCCAGGAGGAGTTGACCAGTGGCCTGGATGTGGGAGAATGTgaaaaaagagcaagagagatGCTAGGG ATGTGGGGTGCCGGGGGCTCCCTGAAGGTCACCATCCTGCAGAGCAGTGACAGCCGGGCCTTCAGCACCGTCTCCCTCGCACCCGGGCCGCGTTCTGGGGACTCCACCTCCGCCGCCCCCGCCACCGCCAGCGCGCCCTCTAAGCAGGCCCTCCAGTTCTTCTGCTACATCTGCAAGGCCAACTGCAGCAGCCAGCAG GAGTTCCAGGACCACATGTCGGGGGCCCAGCACCAGCAGAGGCTCGGGGAGATCCAGCATATGAGCCAAGCCTGCCTCCTGTCCCTGCTGCCTGTGCCCCGGGATGTCCTGGAGAGAGAGGACGA AGAGCCCCCACCGAGGCGCTGGTGCAACACCTGCCAGGTCTACTACGTGGGGGACCTGATCCAGCACCGCAGGACACAGGACCACAAG ATCGCCAAACAATCGCTGCGACCTTTCTGCACTATTTGCAACCGCTACTTCAAGACCCCCCGCAAGTTTGTGGAGCATGTGAAGTCCCAGGGGCACAAGGATAAAGTCAAGGAG CTGAAGATGCTTGAGAAAGAGATAGCTGGCCAAGATGAGGACCACTTCATCACGGTGGATGCCGTGGGCTGCTTTGAGGGTGATGAAGAAGAGGAGGACGACGATGACGAGGAAGAAGAAGAGATCGAGGTTGAGGAGGAATTCTGCAAGCAG GTGAGGTCCAGAGATATATCCATAGAGGAGTGGAAAGGCTCGGAGACCTACAGCCCCAACACCGCATATG GTGTGGACTTCCTGGTGCCCGTGATGGGGTATATCTGCCGCATCTGCCATAAGTTCTACCACAGCAACTCGGGGGCGCAGCTCTCCCACTGCAAGACCTTGGCCCACTTCGAGAACCTGCAG AAATACAAGAAGGCCAAgaaccccagccccacctccaggcctgtGAGCCGCCGGTGTGCGATCAATGCCCGCAACGCCTTGACTGCTCTGTTCACCTCTGGTGGCCGCCCGCCCAGCCAGCCCAGCGCCCAGGACACAGCAAAAACCTCCAGCAAGGTGACGGCCCGGCCCCCTCTACCTCAGCCCCCACTGCCCCGGCGCTCGACCCGCCTCAAAACCTGA